The following are encoded in a window of Thermodesulfobacteriota bacterium genomic DNA:
- a CDS encoding cold-shock protein, whose amino-acid sequence MARGTVKWFNDQKGYGFISQESGPDVFVHFSAIQGEGFKTLAEGQTVEFDVTQGPKGAQASNVRPA is encoded by the coding sequence ATGGCAAGGGGTACGGTAAAGTGGTTCAACGACCAGAAAGGCTACGGATTCATCTCCCAGGAGAGCGGACCGGACGTGTTCGTCCACTTCAGCGCCATCCAGGGTGAGGGGTTCAAGACCCTGGCCGAAGGGCAGACGGTGGAGTTCGACGTGACCCAGGGGCCCAAGGGCGCCCAGGCGTCCAACGTGCGTCCCGCCTGA